One stretch of Acholeplasma laidlawii PG-8A DNA includes these proteins:
- a CDS encoding DUF4886 domain-containing protein, with product MKKIILAICILSVSFFLMSCQEPSTSYEIIVEIPDYIYKGDKLQIYPISENLSDRFTYSSSNLDVATIDKFGNIHALSIGTTTIKITNSTKDTYEKELNVLPIPGVEGIVLSAVSESDDLFYVGKVYEVTLDFLPERSYDSDVRYSYTASFVDFDDKTGQIKFSKAGTFNLTAYLASDWQTQTTIEFEVVYSDEVEAYNLLFIGNSLTKYTYNIPTFIYEMLRADDVVVNFLLDSTTPQWIIDHEINFNFLINKDQYTHVFLQEYSNGPILDYEKFEDAVVLFDEKIKAQGAKTVLYQTWGYNYEDTLARDNMTNQLGELYEQVATKIDATLSPVGYAFKRVSQNHPEINLYQDLNHPSLYGALLSAYTHYAVLTNRSPLENTWIHPDLDETIMTILKQAAHDTVFTS from the coding sequence ATGAAAAAAATTATTCTGGCTATATGCATACTAAGTGTATCGTTTTTTTTGATGTCTTGTCAGGAACCTTCAACTTCTTATGAAATTATAGTAGAGATACCGGATTATATATATAAAGGAGATAAATTACAAATTTATCCAATCAGTGAGAACTTATCAGATAGATTTACTTATAGTTCTAGTAATTTAGATGTAGCAACCATTGATAAATTTGGTAATATTCATGCATTAAGTATTGGCACTACAACAATAAAGATAACTAATTCTACAAAAGATACCTATGAAAAAGAACTTAATGTGTTACCTATACCAGGTGTTGAAGGTATTGTTCTTAGTGCTGTAAGTGAGTCTGATGACTTATTTTATGTAGGTAAGGTATATGAAGTGACCTTGGATTTTTTACCTGAAAGATCATATGATTCTGATGTGCGTTATAGTTATACTGCAAGTTTTGTCGACTTTGATGATAAAACTGGTCAAATCAAATTTTCAAAAGCAGGCACCTTTAACTTAACTGCATATCTTGCTAGTGACTGGCAAACTCAAACAACAATAGAATTTGAAGTAGTTTACAGTGATGAAGTTGAAGCTTATAACCTCTTATTTATTGGTAATAGTTTAACAAAATATACCTATAACATTCCAACCTTTATTTATGAAATGTTAAGAGCTGATGATGTGGTTGTAAACTTCTTATTAGATAGTACAACACCACAATGGATTATAGATCATGAAATAAACTTTAATTTTCTTATAAATAAAGACCAATATACACATGTATTCTTACAAGAGTATAGTAATGGACCCATCTTAGATTATGAAAAATTTGAAGATGCTGTAGTCTTGTTTGATGAAAAAATCAAAGCACAAGGCGCTAAAACAGTACTTTATCAAACGTGGGGCTATAACTATGAAGACACATTAGCACGTGATAATATGACTAATCAATTAGGTGAGTTATACGAGCAAGTAGCTACAAAGATAGATGCAACACTATCCCCAGTAGGTTATGCTTTCAAAAGGGTAAGTCAAAATCATCCAGAGATTAATTTATATCAAGACTTAAACCATCCAAGTTTATATGGTGCACTACTTTCTGCATATACACATTATGCAGTACTAACAAATAGATCACCACTTGAAAATACTTGGATTCATCCTGATTTAGATGAAACGATTATGACAATACTTAAACAAGCAGCTCACGATACTGTATTTACTTCATAA